In Pseudothermotoga hypogea DSM 11164 = NBRC 106472, the following are encoded in one genomic region:
- a CDS encoding MFS transporter produces MSGKTRSAMIFIVLMGFVSLFSDIVYEGARGVAGPFLLQLGAGAAVVAFAAGFGEFAGYVLRLFTGYLVDRTKRYWFFTLLGYSFNLFAIPLLAFVWDWRVAVFLMILERTGKAIRKPARDSMVSYAAKQVGPGFGFGIEEALDQIGAVTGPLLLSLILSFKSGELIERYHFGFSVLWIPASVSMALLLTGKFLFPRPIEFEKSGVEKSQPSRGLGVEAVLYLVAVGLLAAGFVDFPLFSYHMAKREIFTSAIVPLLYSVAMGVDAASAIFFGKLYDKLGITSLMISSAVGAFATPFVFLSDARTFVIIGVSLWGISMGAQESVMKAVIAKMIPPERRGFAYGLLNSVFGISWFAGSFVMGLLYQNWLGVMVLLSLLLQLASVLVMFLLKVRAEV; encoded by the coding sequence ATGAGTGGAAAAACAAGATCAGCGATGATCTTCATCGTCTTGATGGGCTTTGTGAGCCTGTTCTCGGACATCGTTTACGAAGGCGCACGCGGTGTGGCCGGTCCTTTCTTGTTACAGCTCGGCGCAGGTGCCGCCGTGGTGGCGTTCGCCGCAGGTTTCGGTGAATTCGCAGGTTACGTGCTCAGGCTCTTCACAGGTTATTTGGTCGATCGAACTAAGCGTTACTGGTTCTTCACGTTGCTGGGCTACAGTTTCAACCTCTTCGCCATACCTCTTCTGGCCTTCGTTTGGGACTGGAGGGTAGCCGTCTTTCTCATGATTCTGGAGCGCACTGGGAAAGCCATAAGAAAACCCGCACGGGACAGTATGGTGTCTTACGCTGCCAAGCAAGTAGGCCCAGGCTTCGGTTTCGGGATCGAAGAGGCTCTGGACCAGATAGGAGCCGTCACGGGTCCATTGTTGCTCTCATTGATCTTAAGCTTTAAATCTGGTGAGTTGATCGAACGTTACCATTTCGGTTTCTCGGTCCTCTGGATACCTGCCAGCGTCTCGATGGCGCTCTTGCTCACCGGAAAGTTTCTCTTTCCAAGGCCGATCGAGTTCGAAAAGAGTGGAGTCGAGAAATCTCAGCCTTCGAGAGGTTTGGGCGTGGAAGCTGTGTTGTATCTGGTCGCTGTTGGATTGCTCGCCGCAGGTTTCGTGGATTTTCCCTTGTTCTCTTACCACATGGCCAAGCGGGAGATCTTCACGAGCGCAATAGTTCCTTTGCTCTATTCAGTCGCGATGGGTGTTGATGCTGCGTCTGCCATCTTCTTTGGTAAACTTTACGACAAACTTGGCATAACGTCTCTCATGATTTCGTCAGCTGTTGGAGCGTTCGCTACCCCCTTCGTATTTCTGAGCGATGCCAGAACTTTTGTGATCATCGGTGTTAGCCTTTGGGGCATCAGCATGGGGGCGCAAGAATCGGTGATGAAAGCAGTGATAGCGAAGATGATACCACCCGAAAGAAGAGGTTTCGCCTACGGTCTGTTGAACTCCGTGTTTGGCATCTCCTGGTTTGCGGGAAGCTTCGTCATGGGACTTCTGTATCAGAACTGGCTTGGTGTCA
- the mutL gene encoding DNA mismatch repair endonuclease MutL yields MKIKRLDDSVVSKIAAGEVVVGVHSVVKELIENALDAKAKKIVVELINGGKSEVKVKDDGEGMDEEDLKVCFLPHTTSKISSFSDLSNLSSFGFRGEALHSISSVSKMRVISKTASAPFGHEIEVVAGKLVYSRPIHSDVGTTVIVRDLFFNVPARRKFLKSAAVESRMVTEIFEKFCLSRLDVHFVLVRDQQVVYDLAASDLLERVKAIFPDVPVQSLKSFEVEHKDMQLRGCLSLNTFAKRGMVICFVNDRFVVNQTLTSAVYAAYSDMLEKGKHPFVVLKLSLNPRNIDVNVHPQKLEVKFVNEEDVFKFVRDSLRRLLAKPIVRQIHVQERPRVAEPVEFYRPSVQPEKIEEVEERLLEGEKLRFVGTVRGRYVLFEKDEGLVILDFHAAHERIVFEQMMNSLAKRNNKTLIVAMRIRMKETDAALLASSQVLKELGFALSVGDEGLVVEQIPDWMELSEVEEFLRESVDELKLVDLQGMRETIKKILADHACKKSMRTRDRVSEIEMKELAEKIINEGYSTCPHGRPLMFSIGFRDLDRFFGRD; encoded by the coding sequence ATGAAGATAAAACGATTAGACGATTCTGTCGTTTCTAAGATCGCAGCTGGTGAAGTGGTGGTCGGCGTTCATTCTGTTGTGAAAGAATTGATCGAGAACGCTTTGGACGCCAAAGCGAAGAAAATCGTCGTGGAACTGATCAATGGTGGAAAGAGCGAAGTGAAAGTGAAGGACGACGGTGAGGGCATGGACGAAGAAGATCTAAAAGTGTGCTTTCTGCCACACACAACGAGCAAGATCAGTAGCTTTTCCGATCTGTCCAACCTTTCGTCGTTTGGATTCCGTGGAGAAGCGTTGCATTCGATAAGTTCTGTTTCAAAAATGAGAGTGATATCGAAAACAGCATCAGCACCATTTGGTCACGAGATAGAAGTGGTGGCAGGGAAACTCGTCTACAGCAGACCGATCCACTCGGACGTGGGCACAACAGTGATCGTGAGAGATCTTTTCTTCAACGTCCCTGCGAGGAGAAAGTTTCTGAAATCTGCGGCCGTGGAATCGAGGATGGTAACAGAAATCTTCGAGAAATTCTGCTTGTCGCGACTGGATGTACACTTCGTCCTGGTGAGAGATCAGCAGGTCGTGTACGATCTGGCGGCGTCGGACCTGCTCGAGAGGGTGAAAGCCATCTTTCCGGATGTTCCAGTACAGAGTTTGAAATCGTTCGAAGTCGAACACAAGGACATGCAACTAAGAGGTTGCTTGAGCCTGAACACGTTCGCAAAGAGGGGAATGGTGATCTGCTTTGTGAACGACAGGTTCGTTGTGAACCAAACCCTCACGAGTGCTGTCTATGCCGCGTACTCTGACATGCTCGAAAAGGGCAAACATCCATTTGTGGTGTTGAAATTGTCTTTGAACCCAAGAAACATCGATGTGAACGTGCATCCTCAAAAACTCGAGGTCAAGTTCGTCAACGAGGAAGACGTGTTCAAGTTCGTCAGGGACAGTCTGAGGAGGTTGCTTGCGAAACCCATCGTGAGACAGATCCACGTTCAGGAAAGGCCACGTGTTGCGGAGCCCGTTGAGTTCTACAGACCGAGCGTACAGCCAGAAAAGATCGAGGAGGTTGAAGAGAGACTCTTAGAGGGAGAAAAGCTCAGATTCGTTGGGACAGTGAGGGGTAGGTACGTTTTGTTCGAGAAAGATGAAGGTTTAGTAATTTTGGACTTTCATGCGGCACACGAGCGGATCGTGTTCGAGCAGATGATGAATTCTTTGGCAAAAAGAAACAACAAAACGTTGATCGTTGCTATGAGGATCAGGATGAAAGAAACGGACGCCGCTTTACTCGCATCGTCTCAAGTATTGAAAGAACTCGGTTTCGCTCTGAGCGTGGGCGACGAGGGACTCGTCGTGGAACAGATTCCAGACTGGATGGAACTCAGCGAGGTTGAAGAGTTCCTGAGAGAAAGCGTCGATGAACTGAAGCTTGTCGATCTTCAGGGTATGAGAGAAACGATCAAGAAGATATTGGCGGACCATGCGTGTAAAAAATCCATGAGAACGAGAGACAGAGTGAGCGAAATCGAGATGAAAGAACTCGCAGAGAAGATCATCAATGAGGGTTACAGCACTTGCCCGCACGGTAGACCTCTGATGTTCTCGATCGGTTTCAGGGATCTGGACAGATTCTTTGGGAGGGATTGA
- a CDS encoding GNAT family N-acetyltransferase, giving the protein MEDITIRWVRLSDAPQLVIFKKAVTSESPFLITYPDEVEDVFEARRFISIYLTDERRIFLVAEHHGEIVGMITLAGSWKRKILHKAELGISVRKPYWGKGIGSMLMSQALRIAKEKGFKKIQLEVMANNERAIRLYEKFGFELEGRKKKAIRLNDGYVDLLVMGKWLED; this is encoded by the coding sequence GTGGAGGACATCACAATCAGATGGGTTAGGCTTTCCGACGCACCACAGCTTGTGATCTTTAAAAAGGCTGTGACGAGCGAGTCTCCTTTTCTCATAACCTATCCGGACGAGGTGGAGGATGTCTTTGAGGCGCGGCGCTTCATAAGTATCTATTTGACAGACGAAAGGCGGATCTTCCTCGTTGCGGAGCACCACGGAGAGATCGTCGGAATGATAACGCTCGCCGGAAGCTGGAAGAGAAAGATCCTTCACAAGGCGGAGCTGGGTATAAGCGTGAGGAAACCTTATTGGGGCAAGGGTATCGGGAGCATGCTGATGAGCCAAGCTCTCAGAATTGCGAAAGAGAAGGGCTTCAAGAAGATCCAGCTCGAGGTCATGGCAAACAACGAAAGGGCCATCAGGCTGTACGAAAAGTTCGGCTTCGAGCTCGAAGGAAGGAAGAAGAAGGCGATACGCCTGAACGATGGGTACGTTGATCTGTTGGTGATGGGAAAATGGCTCGAAGATTGA
- a CDS encoding PDC sensor domain-containing protein encodes MARRLIRSLLLALLFFVFAMLIFHLYDWSAGLERLQEQFLDLCLVAIDLQTEKLVEGSLKDVSSPELVRYTEIAKRLGGYVGFDPELKKTVVAVRRDSNVKVAVVDLKLGFEGFVYYVCDPSGVVLASSNKSMVGKNIDAVVSDLSNLTSSLIKYEGKKYLFKQKNNEQFGFRVFVGTTYKNDRLQSYLIFAVAIVLFLVGLIPGRKTDRTEEKIERAISDIIEKHRFDEATIKNPALRNQLSRLASKLERSDRMLRETAEKLENLKQLLERRKAGS; translated from the coding sequence ATGGCTCGAAGATTGATACGTTCCCTGTTGCTGGCGCTCTTGTTTTTCGTGTTCGCAATGTTGATCTTCCACCTGTACGACTGGAGCGCAGGTTTAGAACGCTTGCAGGAGCAGTTTCTGGATCTGTGCCTCGTTGCGATTGATCTTCAAACGGAGAAACTGGTCGAGGGATCGCTGAAGGATGTCAGTTCGCCTGAACTGGTTCGTTACACAGAGATAGCCAAAAGGCTCGGTGGGTACGTAGGTTTCGATCCTGAACTGAAGAAGACTGTGGTGGCGGTGAGGAGAGATTCCAACGTGAAAGTGGCCGTTGTGGATCTGAAACTCGGTTTTGAGGGGTTCGTGTACTATGTGTGTGATCCGTCTGGTGTGGTGCTGGCTTCCTCGAACAAGTCGATGGTGGGAAAGAACATAGACGCAGTCGTTTCGGATCTATCGAATTTAACTTCTTCGCTGATAAAGTACGAAGGAAAAAAGTACCTCTTCAAACAGAAAAACAACGAACAGTTCGGTTTCAGGGTCTTTGTCGGGACGACTTACAAAAACGATCGATTGCAGAGTTATCTCATCTTTGCAGTCGCGATCGTGCTGTTCCTGGTTGGATTGATTCCGGGGCGAAAAACTGACAGAACTGAAGAAAAGATCGAGAGGGCGATAAGTGATATCATCGAGAAACACAGGTTCGACGAAGCCACGATAAAAAACCCCGCTTTGAGAAACCAGCTTTCGAGGCTGGCGAGCAAACTTGAGCGAAGCGACAGAATGTTGCGCGAGACTGCCGAAAAGCTGGAGAACTTGAAACAGTTGCTCGAGAGGAGGAAAGCCGGTTCATAG
- a CDS encoding EscU/YscU/HrcU family type III secretion system export apparatus switch protein gives MDCTREIAVALGYDPERFDAPFVIAKGKGELARKILEEAKKHNVPIVRSPELVKKLYELEILQQIPEELFIAVAEILVFIRNL, from the coding sequence ATGGACTGTACGCGTGAGATCGCGGTGGCTCTCGGTTATGATCCAGAACGATTCGATGCACCGTTCGTCATAGCGAAGGGTAAAGGTGAACTCGCAAGAAAGATCTTGGAGGAAGCGAAGAAACACAACGTTCCAATCGTTCGATCGCCCGAGCTGGTGAAGAAATTGTACGAGCTTGAAATCCTCCAACAGATCCCCGAGGAACTCTTCATTGCCGTTGCGGAGATCTTAGTGTTCATTCGCAATCTATGA
- a CDS encoding DUF1611 domain-containing protein, which yields MRISDYFEAGTPAALLAWGQLDSTLAKTTHGLLRHSKILKPVCVVAEHAGKRASDFVKPIRYDVPIVDNLKDAARLGAKVLIIGIASVGGYLPPIMVQHVLDAINLGMDILSGLHMKLSEIEPFKSAAKTAKVRIIDVRHYNGELSIFRGDIFKSNTLRVAVLGTDCATGKRTTAVQLYEFALKRGLPAAFLATGQTGIMLGADEGVAIDALPADFIPGVIEKLILKLESEGKKLIFIEGQGALRHPAYGQVTLGLIYGSMPQMSVFVHDPSRKHFEYFEGIDMKPDVDAEITLVQKFVATKVLGISCLDENFKHEVYPVFNPFDDSQIEKIFERMGAML from the coding sequence GTGAGGATCTCGGACTACTTCGAAGCCGGAACGCCCGCTGCGTTGCTCGCGTGGGGCCAGCTTGATTCAACACTGGCCAAAACCACCCATGGGCTTCTCAGACACAGCAAAATTCTCAAACCCGTCTGCGTCGTGGCCGAGCACGCAGGTAAGAGGGCGTCGGATTTCGTTAAGCCCATAAGGTACGATGTGCCCATCGTTGACAACTTGAAAGATGCAGCGCGTCTTGGAGCGAAGGTGCTGATCATCGGGATCGCAAGTGTTGGAGGTTATCTACCACCCATCATGGTGCAGCACGTGCTCGATGCGATCAATCTCGGTATGGACATTCTTTCAGGGCTCCACATGAAACTGAGCGAAATCGAACCTTTCAAGTCTGCGGCAAAGACGGCGAAGGTCAGAATCATCGATGTACGACACTACAACGGGGAGCTTTCTATTTTCCGTGGTGATATCTTCAAAAGCAATACGTTACGTGTCGCGGTGCTTGGTACTGACTGTGCTACAGGTAAACGGACCACCGCGGTTCAACTGTACGAATTCGCATTGAAGAGAGGCCTGCCAGCGGCTTTCCTCGCAACGGGTCAAACCGGTATCATGCTTGGAGCCGATGAAGGTGTCGCGATCGATGCTTTACCTGCTGATTTTATACCGGGAGTCATTGAAAAGCTCATTTTGAAGCTTGAATCTGAGGGCAAGAAACTGATATTCATCGAAGGGCAGGGCGCACTGAGGCATCCTGCGTACGGGCAGGTCACACTCGGTTTGATCTACGGTTCGATGCCCCAAATGAGTGTGTTCGTGCACGATCCGAGCAGGAAGCATTTCGAGTACTTCGAAGGTATAGATATGAAACCAGATGTGGATGCAGAAATCACACTGGTACAGAAATTTGTAGCCACAAAGGTGCTCGGCATTTCTTGCCTGGACGAGAATTTCAAGCATGAAGTCTATCCGGTGTTCAATCCATTCGATGATAGTCAGATCGAGAAAATCTTTGAGAGAATGGGGGCGATGTTGTGA
- a CDS encoding L-Ala-D/L-Glu epimerase, whose amino-acid sequence MKIKSVKFEKTYYRYFEPFTISLGTHEDQENIEVRLELEDGTVGLGEASTLFVISGETVEIMMQAEKTVQEMIVGEDVESYGKLFSRLQQLRATPAIKAAVEFAIIDAFCKRIGIRPYEFFGGAKDHIETDLTVGIMDLEKTLKKVKKIYEDGFRIIKIKVGKNFKEDVERVVESKKIAPEAVFIVDANQGFTPKEAIEFANTLHSERVEVVVYEQPVNRYNIEGLKLVRFNCPYPVAADESIFTKYDALRLIKEEAVDFINIKLMKSGVSDALAIVHLAQSAGVQLMIGCMGESSLGINQSIHFAAGTGAFAYHDLDAHLSLDEKTFRGDFRQEGPHIYL is encoded by the coding sequence GTGAAGATCAAGAGCGTGAAGTTCGAAAAGACTTATTACAGGTACTTCGAGCCGTTCACGATCTCTTTGGGCACCCACGAAGATCAGGAGAACATCGAAGTGCGCTTGGAACTCGAGGACGGCACCGTTGGGCTCGGTGAGGCGTCCACTCTGTTCGTTATCTCGGGTGAAACGGTCGAGATCATGATGCAAGCAGAGAAAACGGTTCAGGAAATGATCGTTGGTGAGGACGTTGAAAGCTACGGGAAACTGTTCTCAAGGCTTCAGCAACTCAGGGCGACACCTGCGATCAAAGCGGCAGTCGAGTTCGCAATAATCGATGCCTTCTGCAAGAGAATCGGTATCAGACCATACGAATTTTTTGGAGGGGCGAAAGACCACATCGAGACCGACTTGACGGTGGGGATAATGGATCTTGAGAAGACGCTGAAGAAGGTGAAAAAGATATACGAGGATGGTTTCAGAATCATAAAGATAAAGGTTGGCAAGAACTTCAAGGAAGACGTTGAAAGAGTGGTTGAGTCCAAAAAGATCGCTCCGGAAGCCGTGTTCATAGTGGACGCGAACCAGGGCTTCACTCCGAAAGAAGCGATCGAGTTTGCAAACACACTTCACTCAGAAAGGGTGGAGGTTGTGGTGTACGAACAACCTGTTAACCGCTACAACATAGAAGGCCTCAAGCTGGTGCGGTTCAACTGTCCTTATCCTGTGGCGGCGGACGAATCTATCTTCACCAAGTACGATGCGCTGAGGTTGATCAAGGAAGAAGCTGTGGATTTCATCAACATAAAGCTCATGAAATCTGGTGTGAGTGACGCACTGGCGATAGTCCATCTGGCACAGTCGGCTGGCGTTCAGCTCATGATAGGCTGCATGGGTGAAAGTAGTCTTGGAATAAATCAGAGCATTCACTTTGCGGCCGGCACTGGTGCTTTTGCTTACCACGATCTCGATGCGCACCTGTCTCTGGACGAGAAGACCTTCAGGGGTGATTTCAGACAAGAAGGGCCACACATCTATCTGTGA
- a CDS encoding ATP-binding cassette domain-containing protein: MLRLQNVSLVRDSKFILKNINLTFNEKEVHVIMGPNGAGKSSLAYVIMGLEGYKPTEGRIFLDDVDITDLRVDERAKLGIHLMWQEPVRFRGLTVRQYLTLGGKMKVSQSDLEEVLHLVGLSPGLYLNRMVDELLSGGERKRVELASILLLRPRYAIMDEPDSGIDILSLDMIKAVAQRIVEHRGSLVMITHREEMVSIANVAHVLCDGRIIQTGPPDKIMRYYKSFCDVCDHTNVPAKE; encoded by the coding sequence GTGCTGAGGTTGCAGAACGTCAGTCTCGTCAGAGATTCCAAGTTCATACTGAAGAATATCAATCTGACGTTCAACGAGAAAGAAGTACACGTCATCATGGGGCCGAACGGGGCTGGCAAGTCCTCGTTAGCCTATGTGATCATGGGATTGGAAGGCTACAAACCAACCGAAGGAAGGATCTTTCTCGACGATGTAGACATCACCGACCTCAGAGTCGATGAGAGGGCGAAACTCGGGATACATCTCATGTGGCAGGAACCAGTCAGGTTCAGAGGTCTGACGGTGAGACAGTACCTCACACTGGGTGGAAAAATGAAGGTTTCACAGAGTGATCTCGAGGAAGTCCTGCACCTGGTCGGCCTGTCTCCGGGTCTCTATCTTAACAGGATGGTCGATGAATTGTTGAGTGGTGGTGAGAGAAAACGAGTCGAGCTGGCGTCCATCTTGTTGCTTAGACCGAGATACGCGATCATGGACGAACCTGATTCTGGCATAGATATTCTCTCACTCGACATGATAAAGGCTGTGGCTCAGAGAATCGTCGAACATCGTGGCTCACTCGTAATGATCACACACCGCGAGGAGATGGTTTCGATCGCAAACGTTGCCCACGTTCTGTGTGATGGTAGGATCATTCAAACTGGTCCACCGGACAAGATCATGAGGTATTACAAAAGCTTCTGTGACGTGTGCGATCACACGAACGTGCCGGCCAAGGAGTGA
- a CDS encoding SufB/SufD family protein — MQVDVDRRTEFEALVKAYEKAGGDVSKFLDRRIASIIISGDKVVGLNNVPGVELVPQTIEHGVHAKMIIKKGTKLSFPIHVCTGYLQRDGYQKVIFDIVVEEDAEAHFVAHCVFPWTEQFTHDALMNVVVKKNAKMSYSDEHYHSEAGTVNLITVSRVVVEENGLYVNRFALTKTRVGKMRLDFSVELKDRAVADMLARVRASGNDEVDIHEKVDLVGVESRGVLSTIVVALDRARARVVNEAYGRGEYSKGHVKCEEITKGSDVQVSTVPILKVFNDRAELTHEASIGRVNAKQLETLMSKGLSEDEATELIIKGLLS; from the coding sequence ATGCAAGTTGATGTAGACAGAAGAACTGAATTCGAAGCCCTCGTTAAGGCGTACGAGAAGGCCGGCGGGGACGTATCGAAGTTTCTGGACAGAAGGATCGCTTCGATCATCATAAGCGGCGATAAAGTGGTCGGCCTGAACAACGTTCCGGGCGTGGAGCTCGTGCCGCAGACGATAGAACACGGCGTTCACGCGAAGATGATCATAAAGAAGGGAACCAAGCTCTCGTTCCCAATCCACGTGTGTACAGGATATCTACAACGCGACGGCTATCAAAAGGTGATCTTCGACATCGTCGTGGAGGAAGATGCCGAAGCCCACTTTGTCGCACACTGTGTGTTTCCATGGACGGAACAATTCACCCACGATGCACTCATGAACGTCGTGGTCAAGAAGAACGCGAAGATGTCCTACTCAGACGAGCATTACCATTCGGAAGCGGGCACGGTCAATCTGATCACTGTTTCACGCGTGGTCGTGGAGGAGAACGGGCTCTATGTGAACAGATTCGCGCTCACGAAGACCCGTGTCGGCAAGATGAGGTTGGACTTTTCTGTGGAGTTAAAAGATCGTGCGGTGGCTGACATGCTGGCGCGCGTGAGGGCGAGTGGGAACGATGAGGTGGACATCCACGAGAAGGTGGACCTGGTTGGTGTCGAATCTCGAGGCGTGCTGAGTACCATCGTCGTTGCACTGGATAGAGCCAGAGCGCGTGTCGTCAACGAGGCATACGGAAGAGGAGAGTACTCGAAAGGTCACGTGAAGTGCGAGGAAATCACCAAAGGTTCAGATGTGCAGGTGAGCACGGTTCCAATATTGAAGGTCTTCAACGACAGAGCGGAACTCACCCATGAAGCGTCCATAGGTAGGGTGAACGCGAAGCAACTTGAAACACTCATGAGTAAAGGTTTGAGTGAAGATGAAGCCACCGAGCTCATCATAAAGGGACTCTTAAGTTGA
- a CDS encoding purine-nucleoside phosphorylase, translating into MDYVERVKKAVEFLKERIEVSPTIGIVLGSGLGRIAEVIESPKTIRYAEIPGFPVATAPGHKGELIFGKLSGKDVVLMNGRFHYYEGHSMQDVTFPIRVMQLLGVKYLFLTNAAGGLNPLFEVGRPMIITDHINFMWDNPLRGKNVDEWGPRFPDMSEPYDRKLISLAKEVAEEEKIEVYEGVYVAVAGPNFETAAELRMFRNLGADAVGMSTVPEVIVARHAGIKVLGISAITDRAVPEDLKPLTAEEVLRIAEETGKKIARIILGVVRKL; encoded by the coding sequence ATGGATTACGTGGAGAGGGTAAAGAAGGCTGTGGAGTTTTTGAAAGAAAGAATCGAGGTATCGCCGACCATTGGAATCGTGCTCGGTTCTGGACTTGGAAGGATCGCGGAGGTCATCGAATCACCCAAAACTATAAGGTATGCAGAAATCCCAGGTTTTCCAGTGGCAACGGCGCCAGGTCACAAAGGTGAACTGATCTTTGGAAAACTCTCTGGCAAAGACGTCGTGCTCATGAACGGAAGGTTCCACTACTACGAGGGACATTCGATGCAGGATGTGACGTTCCCCATAAGGGTCATGCAACTTTTGGGTGTGAAGTATCTCTTTTTGACCAACGCGGCTGGCGGTTTGAACCCATTGTTCGAAGTTGGAAGACCGATGATCATAACCGATCACATAAACTTCATGTGGGACAACCCGCTCAGAGGAAAGAACGTGGACGAATGGGGACCGAGGTTCCCGGACATGAGCGAGCCTTACGATAGAAAACTCATAAGTCTGGCAAAAGAGGTGGCTGAGGAGGAAAAGATAGAAGTTTACGAAGGTGTGTATGTGGCGGTGGCAGGACCCAACTTTGAGACGGCAGCAGAACTTCGCATGTTCAGAAATCTCGGTGCGGATGCCGTGGGTATGTCCACAGTGCCGGAGGTCATAGTCGCCAGACACGCTGGAATAAAAGTGCTGGGAATATCTGCCATCACGGACCGTGCTGTACCCGAGGATCTCAAACCGCTCACTGCCGAAGAAGTTCTGAGAATAGCTGAAGAAACCGGTAAAAAGATCGCCCGGATCATCCTCGGGGTGGTGCGGAAACTCTGA
- a CDS encoding cysteine desulfurase family protein, whose protein sequence is MKVFLDNCRTTRVLPEVIGEVEKYMLEKFARPDGLYESAQEIYDELTEARKFFAKTINANSDEEIIFTSGATEANNLALIGVARANKKRGNHIVVSALEHGSVMSIVDALKKEGFEVTVVPVDHEGMLRLEEFEKALRPTTILVSVIAVGHFVGSIMPLKQIGEILSRQDHKIYFHTDAAEMYAKMPLDVQDLKLDLVSVSGHKFHGPKGVGFLYVRKGTKIEPIMYGAESFDKRRPGGENVPAIMGMRKAAELAFEQMEESYRRLRELQDYFIGRIESEIEHVVLNGPRGEKRTPYNVNFSFSFIEGEAISLGLSLEGVEVATGSACASESLEPNYAILAIGGDHERAHGSIRFTFSRFTTKEELDYTVEKLKKVVQWLRNISPLKAER, encoded by the coding sequence ATGAAGGTTTTCTTGGATAACTGCAGAACTACCAGGGTTCTTCCGGAAGTAATCGGAGAAGTTGAAAAATACATGCTTGAAAAGTTTGCAAGGCCCGACGGTTTGTACGAGTCTGCACAGGAGATCTACGATGAGCTTACCGAGGCACGAAAATTCTTTGCCAAAACGATCAACGCCAATTCAGACGAAGAGATCATCTTCACGTCTGGCGCCACCGAGGCGAACAACCTTGCTCTGATAGGTGTGGCGAGGGCAAACAAGAAGAGAGGCAATCACATCGTCGTATCTGCTCTCGAGCACGGCTCAGTGATGAGTATCGTAGACGCTCTGAAGAAAGAAGGTTTTGAAGTGACTGTTGTACCAGTGGACCACGAGGGAATGTTGAGGCTCGAAGAATTCGAAAAAGCCTTGAGACCCACAACGATCCTGGTCAGTGTCATCGCGGTCGGTCACTTCGTGGGTTCGATCATGCCCCTGAAGCAGATCGGAGAGATTCTTTCAAGGCAGGACCACAAGATATACTTTCACACCGACGCGGCCGAGATGTACGCAAAGATGCCTTTGGACGTTCAAGATTTGAAGCTGGATCTTGTGAGCGTCAGTGGACACAAGTTTCACGGACCAAAAGGCGTCGGTTTTCTGTACGTCAGAAAAGGAACGAAGATCGAACCCATCATGTACGGTGCAGAATCGTTTGACAAGCGAAGACCTGGTGGAGAAAACGTTCCTGCAATCATGGGTATGAGGAAGGCTGCGGAACTCGCCTTCGAGCAGATGGAAGAATCTTACAGAAGGTTGAGAGAGCTTCAGGATTACTTCATAGGAAGGATCGAGAGCGAGATCGAGCATGTCGTACTGAATGGACCAAGGGGTGAGAAGAGAACACCTTACAACGTGAACTTCAGCTTTTCGTTCATCGAGGGAGAAGCGATCAGCTTGGGTTTGAGTCTTGAAGGAGTAGAAGTTGCGACAGGCTCGGCTTGTGCTTCGGAATCTCTCGAACCCAACTACGCGATATTGGCCATAGGTGGTGATCACGAACGTGCTCACGGCTCGATCCGTTTCACGTTCAGTCGATTCACAACAAAGGAAGAACTCGATTACACGGTCGAGAAACTGAAGAAGGTCGTCCAGTGGTTACGCAACATAAGCCCGCTCAAGGCTGAGAGGTGA
- a CDS encoding iron-sulfur cluster assembly scaffold protein NifU, whose amino-acid sequence MLKYTELVLDHFKNPRNLGRIENPDAEATEGSIACGDMMTVYLKIEDNKIVDIKFESYGCAANIATASMMTEVVKGLTLEEAKKITWKDIVERLGGLPPVKYHCSNLAIDTLRKAISAYEESLVGK is encoded by the coding sequence ATGTTGAAATACACAGAACTGGTTCTGGATCATTTCAAAAACCCCAGAAATCTTGGACGCATAGAAAACCCGGACGCTGAAGCCACGGAAGGAAGTATCGCTTGTGGAGACATGATGACAGTGTATTTGAAGATCGAGGACAACAAGATCGTGGACATAAAGTTCGAATCGTACGGGTGTGCTGCGAACATCGCCACGGCCTCCATGATGACGGAAGTTGTCAAAGGCCTCACGCTGGAGGAAGCCAAGAAGATCACGTGGAAGGACATAGTTGAGAGGCTCGGAGGCCTGCCTCCTGTGAAATATCACTGCAGCAATCTCGCGATAGACACACTCAGAAAGGCGATCAGCGCGTATGAAGAATCGCTCGTTGGGAAGTGA